In the Hyphomonadaceae bacterium BL14 genome, one interval contains:
- the pdhA gene encoding pyruvate dehydrogenase (acetyl-transferring) E1 component subunit alpha — protein sequence MTSKSTAPKSTGPKSSASKPAAGSAAKKPAKLPVTQDQLLGWYRDMLLIRRFEEKAGQLYGMGLIAGFCHLYIGQEAVVVGVQGALLPGDQVTTGYRDHGHMLAAGMTANGVMAELTGREGGYSRGKGGSMHMFSREKQFFGGHGIVGAQVPIGAGLAFANKYKKNGKVSATYFGDGAANQGQVYESFNMAKLWNLPALFIIENNGYAMGTSVKRASSETELFRRGAGFGIPGEAVDGMDVIAVYEAAKKAAAHAREGHGPYILEMKTYRYRGHSMSDPAKYRTRDEVNEYRDHKDPLDLARKNLIEAGWSDEDALKAMDKEVKQIVNESAEFAKDSPEPDPSELYTDVLVEV from the coding sequence ATGACCTCCAAATCCACCGCCCCGAAATCCACCGGCCCGAAATCGTCCGCCTCGAAGCCTGCCGCCGGCAGTGCCGCGAAGAAGCCGGCCAAGCTGCCGGTCACCCAGGACCAGCTTCTGGGCTGGTATCGCGACATGCTCTTGATCCGCCGGTTCGAGGAAAAGGCCGGCCAGCTCTACGGCATGGGCCTGATCGCCGGTTTCTGCCATCTCTATATCGGCCAGGAGGCCGTGGTGGTGGGCGTGCAGGGCGCGCTCTTGCCCGGCGACCAGGTGACCACCGGCTATCGCGATCACGGGCATATGCTGGCCGCGGGCATGACCGCCAACGGCGTGATGGCCGAGCTGACCGGCCGCGAGGGCGGGTATTCGCGCGGCAAGGGCGGGTCGATGCACATGTTCTCGCGCGAGAAGCAGTTCTTCGGCGGCCACGGCATTGTCGGCGCCCAGGTGCCCATCGGCGCAGGGCTCGCCTTCGCCAACAAATACAAGAAGAACGGCAAAGTCAGCGCGACGTATTTCGGCGACGGCGCTGCCAATCAGGGCCAGGTCTATGAGAGCTTCAACATGGCCAAGCTCTGGAATCTGCCCGCCCTGTTCATCATCGAGAACAACGGCTACGCCATGGGCACCAGCGTGAAGCGCGCGAGCTCGGAGACCGAGCTGTTCCGCCGCGGGGCCGGTTTCGGCATTCCCGGCGAGGCGGTGGACGGCATGGACGTGATCGCCGTCTATGAAGCGGCCAAGAAAGCCGCCGCCCACGCCCGCGAGGGCCATGGCCCGTATATTCTGGAAATGAAGACCTATCGCTATCGCGGCCACTCCATGTCCGACCCGGCCAAGTACCGCACCCGCGACGAGGTCAATGAATACCGCGACCACAAGGACCCGCTGGATCTGGCCCGCAAAAACCTCATCGAGGCCGGCTGGAGCGATGAGGATGCGCTCAAGGCCATGGACAAAGAGGTCAAGCAGATCGTCAACGAAAGCGCCGAATTTGCCAAGGACAGCCCCGAGCCGGACCCGAGCGAGCTGTATACCGACGTGCTGGTGGAGGTTTAG
- a CDS encoding MAPEG family protein — translation MPIDASLLVIAVLIFIIMVMVQGVFSNLEHKPKDLLGARDGLTDSSVLTARARRANQNMIEALLMHAPLVLVVLALDRANDMTALGGLMFVAGRAVYAPLYWLGVPVVRSFAWVIALAGTVLVLFQILPFSGA, via the coding sequence ATGCCCATTGACGCCAGCTTGCTGGTCATCGCCGTCCTGATCTTCATCATCATGGTGATGGTGCAGGGCGTATTTTCCAATCTGGAGCACAAGCCCAAGGATCTGCTGGGCGCGCGCGACGGCCTGACCGATTCCAGCGTGCTGACTGCGCGCGCCCGGCGCGCCAACCAGAACATGATCGAAGCCCTGCTCATGCACGCGCCGCTGGTGCTGGTCGTGCTGGCGCTGGACCGCGCCAACGACATGACGGCGCTGGGCGGCCTGATGTTTGTTGCCGGACGCGCGGTCTACGCGCCGCTTTACTGGCTCGGCGTGCCGGTGGTGCGCTCCTTTGCCTGGGTCATCGCGCTGGCGGGCACCGTGCTCGTCCTTTTCCAAATTCTTCCGTTTTCCGGAGCCTAG
- the recG gene encoding ATP-dependent DNA helicase RecG — protein sequence MRPQSLFPLFADITTLKGVGPKLAELMSRAVGGARVKDVLFTPPTGLVDRTRRLFISDAGDLGGVVTLEGEVEAHVPRPTMKQPYKVRLRDETGFLHLVFFNARPDYLMRVLPVGTRRVVSGKAERFGSEIQMVHPDLIAAPGEIAEADLLQPVYPLTAGLSGAVMRKAVAGALEAVPELPDWIDPALAAREGWPGWREALAALHAPASAEDLEPHAPARRRLAFDEVFAHQLALKLARRERRARKGRALEGDGAKVRAVIDAAPFSPTGAQVRAFEAVREDLRAPARMMRLIHGDVGSGKTFVAALAAAHAAEAGVQTALMAPTEIVARQHAGVLEALLAPAGIRVAVLTGRDKGARRAEILEQMASGEAQVVCGTHALFQEAVEFHDLGLVVIDEQHRFGVSDRRRLTLKGAAPDVLAMSATPIPRTLTLAAFGDLDVSRLDEKPAGRIPPDTRVVSAQRLSDVVDGLKRALAQGDRAYWVCPLVEESDISDLAAAEARHHMLGEMLPGRRVGLVHGRMPARDKQQAAEDFRAGKIDVLVATTVIEVGVDAPDATIMVIEHAERFGLAQLHQLRGRVGRGDKASTCLLLYHGQPGETARARLDIMRRTDDGFEIAEEDWRLRGSGDPLGLRQSGLPDYRLADLAAHADLIELASDAARYETAREDVFAGPRGEALRTLLYLFERDEGVRLMRSG from the coding sequence ATGCGCCCGCAATCCCTCTTCCCCCTATTCGCTGACATCACCACGCTGAAGGGCGTGGGGCCGAAGCTGGCGGAGTTGATGTCGCGGGCGGTGGGCGGGGCGCGGGTGAAGGATGTGTTGTTTACGCCGCCCACCGGCCTGGTGGACCGCACCCGGCGCCTGTTCATCTCTGACGCAGGCGATCTGGGCGGCGTCGTGACGCTGGAGGGGGAGGTGGAGGCGCATGTGCCGCGCCCCACCATGAAGCAGCCCTACAAGGTGCGCCTGCGCGACGAGACGGGTTTTTTGCATCTCGTCTTCTTCAACGCCCGGCCCGATTATCTGATGCGCGTGTTGCCGGTGGGCACGCGCCGGGTGGTGTCGGGCAAGGCTGAGCGCTTCGGGTCTGAAATCCAGATGGTGCATCCCGACCTGATCGCCGCGCCCGGCGAGATCGCGGAGGCTGACTTGCTGCAGCCGGTCTATCCGCTCACCGCCGGGCTGTCGGGCGCGGTGATGCGCAAGGCGGTGGCGGGCGCGCTGGAGGCGGTGCCGGAGCTGCCCGACTGGATCGACCCGGCGCTGGCGGCGCGCGAAGGCTGGCCCGGCTGGCGCGAGGCGCTGGCGGCGCTGCATGCGCCCGCGTCCGCCGAGGATCTGGAGCCCCACGCGCCCGCGCGCCGGCGCCTGGCCTTTGACGAGGTGTTCGCCCATCAGCTGGCCCTCAAGCTCGCCCGCCGCGAACGCCGCGCCCGCAAGGGCCGCGCGCTGGAGGGCGATGGCGCGAAGGTGAGGGCGGTGATCGACGCCGCGCCCTTCAGCCCCACGGGGGCTCAAGTGCGCGCGTTCGAGGCGGTGCGCGAGGATTTGCGTGCGCCCGCGCGCATGATGCGCCTGATCCACGGCGATGTGGGATCGGGCAAGACGTTCGTCGCCGCGCTCGCCGCCGCCCATGCGGCGGAAGCCGGCGTGCAGACCGCCCTGATGGCGCCCACCGAAATCGTCGCGCGCCAGCATGCCGGCGTGCTGGAGGCTTTGCTGGCGCCCGCCGGCATTCGCGTCGCCGTGCTGACCGGCCGCGACAAGGGCGCGCGCCGGGCGGAGATATTGGAGCAGATGGCCAGCGGCGAAGCGCAAGTCGTGTGCGGCACCCACGCCCTGTTCCAGGAGGCGGTGGAGTTTCACGATCTGGGCCTGGTGGTGATTGACGAGCAGCACCGCTTCGGCGTGTCGGACCGGCGCCGCCTCACTCTGAAAGGCGCCGCGCCCGACGTGCTGGCCATGAGCGCCACGCCCATTCCGCGCACGCTGACGCTGGCGGCGTTTGGCGATCTGGATGTCTCGCGTCTCGATGAAAAGCCCGCCGGGCGCATCCCGCCGGACACCCGCGTGGTCTCCGCCCAGCGCCTGAGCGATGTGGTGGACGGGCTCAAACGGGCGCTGGCCCAGGGTGACCGGGCCTACTGGGTGTGTCCGCTGGTGGAGGAGAGCGATATCTCCGACCTGGCCGCCGCCGAGGCGCGCCATCACATGCTGGGCGAGATGCTCCCCGGCCGCCGCGTGGGCCTGGTCCATGGCCGCATGCCCGCGCGCGACAAGCAGCAGGCGGCCGAGGATTTCCGTGCGGGGAAAATCGATGTGCTGGTGGCCACCACCGTGATCGAGGTGGGGGTGGACGCGCCCGACGCCACCATCATGGTGATCGAGCACGCCGAGCGCTTTGGCCTCGCGCAGCTTCACCAGCTGCGCGGCCGGGTAGGGCGCGGCGACAAGGCGTCCACCTGCCTCCTCCTCTATCACGGCCAGCCGGGCGAAACGGCGCGCGCGCGCCTGGACATCATGCGCCGGACCGATGACGGGTTCGAAATCGCCGAGGAAGACTGGCGCCTGCGCGGCTCGGGCGATCCGCTGGGCCTGCGCCAGTCAGGCCTGCCGGACTACCGCCTGGCCGATCTGGCCGCCCACGCCGACCTGATCGAGCTGGCCAGCGACGCCGCCCGCTACGAAACCGCCCGCGAGGACGTGTTCGCCGGCCCGCGCGGCGAGGCGCTGCGGACGTTGCTGTATCTGTTCGAACGCGATGAGGGTGTGAGGTTGATGCGGTCGGGGTGA